A genomic window from Polaribacter gangjinensis includes:
- the mltG gene encoding endolytic transglycosylase MltG translates to MAKKNIITIAIVVSLIIGFIGIYFYQKIFQDNVQKSGVVFINSDDDFTKLTEKIVPFIIDVDDFKWVSKLKKFTKVKPGKYDITENMSTNDLVNMFRGGRQSAVKVSFNNQDTLEKLSGRIAEQIEADSLTLLKAFTDEKFLSENNFNEKSILGIFIPNSYEFYWNTSAEKFRDKMLLEYQNFWNQNRLQKAKKLNLSPNEVITLASIVQKETAKNSERPIVAGLYLNRLQNDWPLQADPTVIYAIRQLKGQDYVVKRVLTADLEINSPYNTYKNIGLPPNLIAMPDISSIEAVLNAEKHDYFYMCASIDKIGFHEFAKTLTQHNRNAEKYQNWLNKQGINR, encoded by the coding sequence TTGGCAAAAAAGAATATCATTACAATTGCTATTGTAGTTTCACTTATAATTGGTTTTATTGGCATATATTTTTATCAAAAAATATTTCAGGATAATGTTCAAAAATCAGGCGTTGTTTTCATCAATTCTGATGATGATTTTACGAAACTGACTGAAAAAATAGTTCCTTTTATTATTGATGTGGATGATTTTAAATGGGTTTCAAAATTGAAAAAATTCACTAAAGTAAAACCTGGAAAATACGATATTACAGAAAACATGTCAACCAACGATTTGGTAAATATGTTTAGAGGCGGACGTCAATCTGCTGTAAAAGTATCGTTCAATAATCAAGATACTTTAGAAAAATTATCAGGTAGAATTGCTGAACAAATTGAAGCTGATTCTTTAACTTTATTGAAAGCATTTACTGATGAAAAATTTTTATCTGAAAATAATTTTAATGAAAAATCTATTTTAGGCATTTTTATTCCTAATAGTTACGAATTTTATTGGAACACTTCAGCAGAAAAATTTAGAGATAAAATGTTGTTAGAATATCAAAATTTTTGGAATCAAAACCGACTTCAAAAAGCAAAAAAGTTAAATTTATCTCCGAATGAAGTGATTACTTTGGCTTCTATTGTACAAAAAGAAACCGCAAAAAACTCAGAAAGACCAATTGTTGCTGGTTTGTATTTGAATCGTTTGCAAAATGATTGGCCTTTGCAAGCAGACCCAACTGTAATTTATGCCATTCGTCAATTGAAAGGACAAGATTATGTTGTAAAAAGAGTTTTAACTGCTGATTTAGAAATCAATTCTCCTTATAATACGTATAAAAATATTGGTTTGCCTCCTAATTTGATAGCAATGCCAGATATTTCATCTATTGAGGCTGTATTGAATGCCGAAAAACACGATTATTTTTACATGTGTGCTAGTATTGATAAAATAGGATTTCATGAATTTGCAAAAACATTGACTCAACACAATAGAAATGCAGAAAAATATCAAAATTGGCTCAATAAACAGGGAATAAATCGATAA
- a CDS encoding GNAT family N-acetyltransferase, translating into MQTLQGNFVKLRALEPEDLEFLFQIENNEIFWEVSHTQTPFSKFVLKNYLENAHLDIYETKQLRLVIEEKSTEKSIGMIDLFDFNPQHKRAGIGIVIHPDFQQKGFASEALALLIQYAFTHLQLHQLFANIMTDNEKSLQLFEKHSFKKVGIKKDWIFSDGKIKDEILFQLIKE; encoded by the coding sequence ATGCAAACACTTCAAGGAAATTTTGTAAAACTAAGAGCTTTAGAGCCAGAAGATTTGGAATTTTTATTTCAAATTGAAAACAATGAAATTTTTTGGGAAGTAAGTCATACTCAAACCCCTTTTTCAAAATTTGTGTTGAAAAATTACCTTGAAAATGCGCATTTAGATATTTATGAAACCAAACAATTGCGATTGGTTATTGAAGAAAAATCTACCGAAAAAAGTATTGGAATGATTGACTTGTTTGATTTCAATCCACAACATAAAAGAGCTGGAATTGGCATTGTAATTCATCCTGATTTTCAACAAAAAGGTTTTGCTTCAGAAGCTTTAGCCTTATTGATTCAGTATGCATTTACACACTTACAATTGCATCAATTGTTTGCCAATATTATGACTGATAATGAAAAAAGTTTGCAACTTTTTGAAAAACATTCTTTTAAAAAAGTAGGCATCAAAAAAGATTGGATTTTTTCTGATGGAAAAATAAAGGATGAAATTTTATTTCAACTGATAAAAGAGTAA
- the dapF gene encoding diaminopimelate epimerase — protein sequence MNITFFKYQGTGNDFVMIDNRTKIFPIQKTDIISQICDRHFGIGADGIILIENDNLHDFKMIYFNADGSETFCGNGGRCAVAFARQLGIIQNSANFIAFDGPHFANIENDIISLKMIDVEQITVNKNSVFAYTGTQHHVELVENLTDFPVFEKGRKIRYQYPNPGSNVNFVQQIDNKTFRVRTYEKGVEDETLACGTGVTAVAIAMHKLQKTHQNLITLPVEGGVLEVSFEEENGVYKNVFLKGPAKLVFQGNIAI from the coding sequence ATGAATATCACTTTTTTCAAATATCAAGGAACTGGAAACGATTTTGTGATGATTGATAACAGAACAAAAATCTTTCCAATACAAAAAACTGACATAATTTCACAAATTTGTGACAGGCATTTTGGCATTGGTGCTGATGGAATTATTTTAATTGAAAATGACAATTTACATGATTTTAAAATGATTTATTTCAATGCTGATGGTAGTGAAACCTTTTGTGGAAATGGAGGAAGATGTGCAGTTGCATTTGCCAGACAATTGGGCATTATTCAGAATTCGGCAAATTTTATCGCTTTTGATGGACCTCATTTTGCCAATATTGAAAATGACATTATTTCATTAAAAATGATTGATGTTGAACAGATTACTGTCAATAAAAATTCGGTTTTTGCTTACACAGGCACACAGCATCATGTTGAATTGGTAGAAAATTTAACTGATTTTCCTGTTTTTGAAAAAGGAAGAAAAATTCGCTATCAATACCCAAATCCTGGAAGTAATGTGAATTTTGTACAACAAATTGACAACAAAACTTTCAGAGTTAGAACCTATGAAAAAGGAGTTGAAGATGAAACTTTGGCCTGTGGTACAGGCGTAACTGCTGTTGCAATTGCCATGCATAAATTGCAAAAAACACATCAAAATTTAATTACGCTACCTGTTGAAGGTGGTGTTTTAGAGGTTTCATTTGAAGAAGAAAATGGTGTTTATAAAAATGTATTTTTAAAAGGTCCTGCAAAACTCGTTTTTCAAGGAAATATAGCTATTTGA
- a CDS encoding S1C family serine protease codes for MRKNINLLGIAILGGIITLGGYKLFFDGPVIIERSGPENASIVKTNYTTPNSNSNSLEISSIDFTLAAEKSLNAVVHVKNTTIRTQYNPLAEIFYGNGSGTRKFEQVGTGSGVIISADGYIVTNNHVIDGANEIEVTLNNKKVFKAELIGSDKNDDIALLKIKTDTELPFITFANSDNVKVGEWVLAVGNPYNLTSTVTAGIVSAKGRDLDGNGSIDSFIQTDAAVNPGNSGGALVNTRGELIGINTAISSRTGSFIGYSFAVPSNITKKVIDDLLEFGNVQEAVLGIRFSPQENDEVLGVKIADVEAGQGAANAGLKKDDIITKIGEVKITKFADLRGQLSAKRPGEFVEITVNRNGQSLTKNVKLGKKIPQFISTSFNWELKDVSKEEQKRLNISGGAKIYETIDRGDQNNLNSYIITKINDKTVKNAEEGVKLLESVANSRSYIIIELINLKGEKETLRFR; via the coding sequence ATGAGAAAAAATATCAATTTATTAGGAATCGCCATTTTAGGCGGAATCATCACTTTGGGTGGTTATAAATTATTTTTTGATGGACCTGTGATTATTGAAAGATCAGGACCTGAAAATGCATCAATTGTTAAAACAAATTATACAACACCAAATTCAAATTCGAACAGCTTAGAGATCTCTTCCATTGATTTTACATTGGCTGCTGAAAAATCATTAAATGCAGTTGTTCATGTAAAAAATACTACAATCAGAACTCAGTACAATCCATTAGCTGAAATTTTTTATGGAAATGGAAGTGGCACTAGAAAGTTTGAGCAAGTTGGTACTGGAAGTGGGGTAATTATTTCTGCAGACGGTTATATTGTAACCAATAATCACGTAATTGATGGTGCAAACGAAATAGAAGTTACTCTAAATAATAAAAAAGTTTTCAAAGCTGAATTGATTGGAAGTGATAAAAATGATGATATTGCGTTGTTGAAAATTAAAACAGATACTGAATTGCCATTCATCACTTTTGCAAATTCTGACAATGTAAAAGTAGGAGAATGGGTTTTAGCAGTTGGAAATCCATATAATTTAACATCAACAGTTACAGCTGGAATTGTAAGTGCAAAGGGTAGAGATTTGGATGGAAATGGCTCTATTGATTCTTTTATTCAAACTGATGCTGCTGTAAATCCAGGAAATAGTGGAGGAGCTTTAGTAAATACAAGAGGCGAATTAATTGGAATTAATACTGCAATTTCATCAAGAACAGGTTCTTTTATTGGGTATTCATTTGCAGTACCATCAAATATTACCAAAAAAGTAATTGATGATTTATTAGAGTTTGGAAACGTACAAGAAGCCGTTTTAGGAATTCGTTTTTCACCTCAAGAAAATGATGAAGTTTTAGGTGTAAAAATTGCGGATGTTGAAGCTGGACAAGGAGCTGCAAATGCAGGATTGAAAAAAGACGACATCATAACAAAAATTGGTGAAGTTAAAATTACCAAATTTGCTGATTTACGTGGGCAATTGAGCGCAAAAAGACCAGGGGAATTTGTAGAGATTACCGTAAATAGAAATGGTCAATCTTTAACTAAAAATGTAAAATTAGGTAAAAAAATACCTCAATTTATTTCAACTTCTTTTAATTGGGAACTAAAAGATGTGTCAAAAGAAGAACAAAAAAGACTCAATATTTCTGGTGGTGCAAAAATTTATGAAACAATAGATAGAGGAGACCAAAATAATTTAAATAGTTATATCATTACAAAAATCAATGATAAAACAGTTAAGAATGCTGAAGAAGGTGTAAAATTATTAGAAAGTGTTGCTAATAGTCGATCTTATATTATTATAGAATTGATCAATTTAAAAGGAGAAAAGGAAACACTGCGTTTTAGATAA
- a CDS encoding glyceraldehyde-3-phosphate dehydrogenase produces the protein MSTIVNYEEEVAQQALTRRATVEFINIVNDLWYDKSIELVFFRNPLIDKRASEVLNLIDYAKEFVNKPITIQDALNIAKAIQKVDLPASKLDIGKLAYECHLNPKGCVDKEAFIKKQLKNITEAKDITPKDVVLYGFGRIGRLLARELMSKMGKGTQLRLRAIVTRDKITPTVLEKRASLLSIDSVHGNFLGTVQVDKENNALIINGTTVFMISANNPEDIDYTKYGIKDALVIDNTGAFRDDVELSRLLTSKGASKVLITAPAKGVPNIVHGVNHQQYNPDKFNIFSAASCTTNAITPVLKVLEDNFGIKKGHLETIHAYTNDQNLVDNMHSKYRRGRAAALNMVITETGAGKAVAKALPALEGKLTSNAIRVPVPNGSLAILSLQLRRPVTTDIVNAILKQNALEGDLVEQIKYSMDNELVSTDIIGSTAPSIFDSKATITDGETIVLYVWYDNEYGYSHQVIRLAKHIAKVRRYTYY, from the coding sequence ATGTCAACAATTGTAAATTACGAAGAAGAAGTTGCTCAACAAGCATTAACAAGAAGAGCAACAGTTGAATTTATCAATATTGTAAATGATTTATGGTATGATAAATCCATTGAATTGGTATTTTTTAGAAATCCTTTGATTGATAAAAGAGCTAGTGAAGTCCTAAATCTAATTGATTATGCTAAGGAATTTGTAAACAAACCAATTACCATTCAAGATGCGTTGAATATTGCAAAAGCCATTCAAAAAGTAGATTTACCCGCATCAAAATTAGATATTGGAAAATTGGCTTACGAATGTCATTTAAATCCAAAAGGTTGTGTTGATAAAGAGGCATTTATCAAAAAGCAACTCAAAAATATTACTGAAGCAAAAGATATTACTCCAAAAGATGTTGTATTGTATGGATTTGGAAGAATTGGTCGATTGTTGGCGCGCGAATTGATGTCTAAAATGGGAAAAGGAACACAATTGCGTTTGCGTGCGATTGTAACTCGCGATAAAATAACACCTACTGTTCTTGAAAAAAGAGCTTCCTTATTAAGTATTGATTCTGTTCACGGAAATTTTTTAGGAACAGTTCAAGTTGATAAAGAAAATAATGCACTGATAATCAATGGAACAACGGTTTTTATGATTTCTGCTAACAATCCTGAAGATATTGATTATACAAAATACGGTATCAAAGATGCATTAGTTATTGATAATACAGGCGCTTTTAGAGATGATGTTGAATTGAGCAGATTGTTGACCTCAAAAGGAGCCAGCAAAGTATTGATTACTGCACCAGCAAAAGGAGTTCCTAATATTGTTCATGGTGTAAATCATCAGCAATACAATCCTGATAAATTCAATATTTTTTCTGCAGCATCTTGCACAACCAATGCAATTACGCCCGTTTTAAAAGTATTGGAAGATAATTTTGGTATCAAAAAAGGACATCTAGAAACCATTCATGCCTACACAAATGATCAAAATTTGGTAGACAATATGCACAGTAAATACAGACGTGGAAGAGCAGCAGCGTTAAATATGGTCATTACAGAAACAGGCGCAGGAAAAGCAGTTGCAAAAGCATTGCCAGCTTTAGAAGGAAAATTGACATCAAATGCAATTCGAGTTCCAGTTCCAAATGGATCATTAGCAATTTTAAGTTTGCAGCTCAGAAGACCAGTAACCACGGATATTGTAAATGCTATTTTAAAACAAAACGCATTAGAAGGTGATTTGGTAGAACAAATAAAATATTCCATGGACAATGAATTGGTTTCAACAGACATCATTGGCTCTACAGCACCATCAATTTTTGATAGCAAAGCAACCATAACTGATGGCGAAACAATTGTGTTGTATGTTTGGTACGATAATGAATATGGTTATTCACACCAAGTAATTCGTCTAGCAAAACACATTGCAAAAGTTAGGAGATATACCTATTATTAA
- a CDS encoding DsrE/DsrF/DrsH-like family protein has protein sequence MGKTKVRKMLFILSKATIENVYAAFIMANGARMEGIESEIFFTFFGLEAIQKKKLEHLHVATVGNPAMHIPTMLGGLPGMEALASKMMKKEMEKLDMPPVGEFLEILSDSGCKLWACKLAVEMFHLKEEDLIDELDGILTIGDFYNRADEENTHLLFI, from the coding sequence ATGGGAAAAACTAAAGTTCGTAAAATGCTTTTTATTTTATCAAAAGCAACCATAGAAAATGTGTATGCTGCATTTATTATGGCAAATGGCGCAAGAATGGAAGGAATTGAATCTGAAATATTTTTTACATTTTTTGGTTTAGAAGCTATCCAAAAGAAAAAATTAGAACATCTTCATGTTGCAACGGTTGGTAACCCTGCAATGCACATTCCTACAATGTTGGGTGGTTTACCTGGAATGGAAGCGTTGGCATCTAAAATGATGAAAAAAGAAATGGAAAAATTAGACATGCCTCCTGTTGGAGAATTTTTAGAAATTCTGTCAGATTCTGGCTGCAAACTGTGGGCCTGTAAATTAGCTGTTGAAATGTTTCACCTTAAAGAAGAGGATTTAATTGATGAATTAGATGGAATCTTAACCATTGGTGATTTTTATAATAGAGCTGACGAAGAAAACACGCACTTACTTTTTATATAA
- a CDS encoding TusE/DsrC/DsvC family sulfur relay protein, whose protein sequence is MIKTIKHVEIQVNDEGYLTDFSQWNKEIGEELAKEHDIEMTDKHWEVISWIQAQVAANEPLSIRGIKKSGVIDIKQFYDLFPGGPLKVSTKIAGVPKPKSCI, encoded by the coding sequence ATGATAAAAACAATTAAACATGTTGAAATTCAAGTAAACGACGAAGGGTATTTAACCGACTTTTCTCAATGGAACAAAGAAATTGGAGAAGAGTTAGCCAAAGAACATGATATAGAAATGACCGATAAACATTGGGAAGTGATTTCATGGATTCAAGCTCAAGTAGCTGCAAATGAACCTTTATCTATTAGAGGTATTAAAAAAAGTGGAGTCATAGACATTAAGCAATTTTATGACTTATTCCCTGGAGGGCCTTTAAAAGTATCAACCAAAATTGCTGGAGTACCAAAACCTAAAAGCTGTATTTAA
- the sqr gene encoding type III sulfide quinone reductase, selenoprotein subtype, with amino-acid sequence MKNLVILGAGTSGTMMANHLVSKLPKKEWNIHIVDQYKTHYYQPGFLFLPFDIYTENQVKKVGEKFIPKGVNYIQQKIEKIDAENNLVELENGTITYDLLIIATGSKIAPQEIEGMLSEEWRKSVFDFYTYEGALALRDKLRDFKKGKLVVHITEMPIKCPVAPLEFAFLADAYFQKKGVRDQVDITYVTPLSGAFTKEFTSKTLKYLLEDKNIKLVTDFAIERVDIENNKIIDYADTEVDYDLLVTVPTNMGDEVMERSGLGDDLNFVPTHPKTLQSLAHENIFVIGDATNVPASKAGSVAHFQAETLTDNILLYINNKPLKEEFDGHANCFIETGKNKALLIDFNYEQEPVTGTFPFAGIGPLKLLKESVFNHWGKLAFRWIYWNVLLKGIPIPFVLRNMSTTGKNINN; translated from the coding sequence ATGAAAAACTTAGTAATCTTAGGAGCAGGTACATCAGGAACAATGATGGCAAATCATTTGGTTTCCAAATTACCCAAAAAAGAATGGAATATTCACATCGTTGATCAATATAAAACTCACTACTATCAACCTGGGTTTTTGTTTTTACCTTTTGATATTTACACAGAGAATCAAGTTAAAAAAGTCGGAGAAAAATTTATTCCAAAAGGAGTGAATTACATCCAACAAAAAATTGAAAAAATTGATGCTGAAAATAATTTAGTTGAATTAGAAAACGGAACCATCACTTATGATCTTTTAATCATTGCAACAGGATCAAAAATTGCACCTCAAGAAATTGAAGGAATGTTGAGTGAGGAGTGGCGAAAATCAGTTTTTGATTTTTACACATATGAAGGAGCACTTGCTTTGAGAGACAAATTACGTGATTTCAAAAAAGGGAAATTGGTAGTTCATATTACTGAAATGCCAATTAAATGCCCAGTTGCTCCATTAGAATTTGCTTTTTTAGCAGATGCTTATTTCCAAAAAAAAGGAGTTAGAGATCAGGTTGATATTACTTATGTTACTCCTTTGAGTGGTGCTTTTACAAAAGAATTCACCTCAAAAACCTTAAAATATTTATTGGAAGATAAAAATATAAAGCTAGTTACTGATTTTGCAATTGAACGAGTAGATATTGAAAATAATAAAATCATAGATTATGCTGATACAGAAGTTGATTATGATTTATTGGTAACTGTTCCAACAAATATGGGAGATGAAGTTATGGAAAGATCAGGTTTAGGTGATGATTTAAATTTTGTTCCAACACACCCAAAAACATTGCAATCTTTAGCACATGAAAATATATTTGTTATTGGAGACGCAACCAATGTTCCTGCATCAAAAGCTGGATCTGTTGCCCACTTTCAGGCAGAAACCCTAACAGACAACATTCTTCTTTACATTAATAATAAACCTTTAAAAGAAGAATTTGATGGTCATGCTAACTGTTTTATTGAAACTGGAAAAAATAAGGCGTTATTAATAGATTTCAATTACGAACAAGAACCTGTAACAGGAACCTTTCCTTTTGCTGGAATTGGCCCATTAAAACTTTTAAAAGAAAGTGTTTTTAATCACTGGGGTAAATTGGCTTTTAGATGGATTTATTGGAATGTTTTATTAAAAGGAATCCCAATTCCGTTCGTATTAAGAAACATGAGTACTACAGGTAAAAATATTAACAATTAA
- the ligA gene encoding NAD-dependent DNA ligase LigA: protein MTVQEKINALREELNSHNYNYYVLDNATISDFEFDIKLKELEKLEKENPDFFDANSPTQRVGGIITKNFETVTHKNRMYSLDNSYSKEDLLDWEKRIQKVLGTSEIEYTCELKYDGASINLVYEKGKFVKAVTRGDGFQGDDVTNNVKTIRSIPLNLPSDFLNDFEIRGEIILPLDGFQKMNEERAANDEEEYRNPRNTASGSLKLQDSSEVAKRPLDCLLYQVVTSERKFETHFDLLENARKAGFKIPKTMQLCKSIDDVFDFVNDWDSERHELPYETDGVVIKVNNLQQQEELGYTAKSPRWAIAYKFKAAQVSTILNEITYQVGRTGAITPVANLEPVQLAGTTVKRASLHNADQIEKLDIRVGDTVFVEKGGEIIPKIIAVDFSKRPQNSMPTVYATHCPECNTVLIRTEGDAKHYCPNEYGCAPQITGRIQHFISRKAMNIEGLGAETVELLRKEGLIENYADLYDLRVGQIIPLERMAEKSAQNMIQGIQKSKEIPFEKVLFALGIRFVGETVAKKLTKHFKSIDNLMRASFEELINVDEIGDRIAQSIIDFSNDLGNIQLINRLKSVGLQLEISEKSQENQSNKLEGKVFVVSGVFNQFSRDELKKAIEDNGGKVSSSISKKTDFIVAGDNMGPSKLEKAQELGVEIISEQQFIDLIS, encoded by the coding sequence ATGACCGTTCAAGAAAAAATAAATGCCCTTAGAGAAGAATTGAATTCTCATAATTATAACTATTATGTGTTGGATAATGCAACAATTTCTGATTTTGAATTCGATATAAAACTCAAAGAATTAGAAAAATTAGAGAAAGAAAATCCTGATTTTTTTGATGCAAATTCGCCCACACAAAGAGTAGGAGGAATCATTACGAAAAATTTTGAAACGGTAACTCACAAAAACCGAATGTATTCTTTAGACAATTCCTATTCAAAAGAAGATTTGTTGGATTGGGAAAAACGAATCCAAAAAGTCTTAGGAACATCCGAAATTGAATATACTTGCGAATTAAAATACGATGGAGCATCCATCAATTTGGTTTATGAAAAAGGAAAATTCGTAAAAGCAGTAACAAGAGGAGATGGATTTCAAGGTGATGATGTAACTAATAATGTAAAAACAATTCGTTCCATTCCGTTGAATTTACCTTCCGATTTTTTAAATGATTTTGAAATCAGAGGAGAAATAATTTTGCCTTTGGATGGATTTCAAAAAATGAACGAAGAACGAGCTGCTAATGACGAAGAAGAATATCGAAATCCGAGAAATACAGCCAGTGGAAGTTTAAAATTGCAAGATAGTAGTGAAGTTGCAAAACGACCTTTGGATTGTTTATTGTATCAAGTTGTTACATCCGAAAGAAAATTTGAAACACATTTTGATTTATTAGAAAACGCTAGAAAAGCAGGATTTAAAATTCCTAAAACCATGCAACTTTGCAAATCGATTGATGACGTTTTTGATTTTGTAAATGACTGGGATTCAGAGCGTCATGAGTTGCCTTATGAAACAGATGGAGTTGTCATAAAAGTAAATAATTTACAGCAACAAGAAGAATTGGGTTATACAGCAAAATCGCCAAGATGGGCAATTGCGTATAAATTTAAAGCAGCCCAAGTTTCTACGATTTTAAATGAAATTACGTATCAAGTTGGAAGAACAGGAGCCATAACTCCAGTTGCAAATTTAGAGCCTGTTCAATTGGCAGGAACTACTGTGAAAAGAGCGTCTTTGCACAATGCAGACCAAATTGAAAAGTTAGATATTAGAGTTGGAGACACTGTTTTTGTAGAAAAAGGAGGAGAGATTATTCCGAAAATTATTGCAGTTGATTTTTCGAAGAGACCACAAAATTCAATGCCTACAGTTTATGCAACACATTGCCCAGAATGCAACACAGTTTTGATTCGTACAGAAGGTGATGCAAAACATTATTGCCCAAATGAATATGGATGTGCACCCCAAATTACAGGAAGAATTCAGCATTTCATCAGCAGAAAAGCCATGAATATAGAAGGTTTAGGAGCTGAAACTGTGGAGTTGCTTCGCAAAGAAGGTTTGATAGAAAACTATGCAGATTTGTACGATTTAAGAGTTGGACAAATCATTCCATTAGAAAGAATGGCTGAAAAATCAGCTCAAAATATGATTCAAGGAATTCAAAAATCAAAAGAAATTCCTTTTGAAAAAGTATTATTTGCTCTAGGAATTCGTTTTGTTGGAGAAACAGTTGCCAAAAAATTAACAAAACATTTCAAATCAATAGATAATTTAATGCGTGCATCTTTTGAAGAATTAATAAATGTAGATGAAATTGGAGATAGAATTGCACAAAGTATTATTGATTTTTCAAATGATTTAGGAAATATTCAATTAATCAATCGTTTAAAATCAGTTGGTTTGCAATTAGAAATTTCGGAAAAATCGCAAGAAAATCAATCAAATAAATTAGAAGGTAAGGTATTTGTAGTTTCAGGAGTTTTTAACCAATTTTCTAGAGACGAATTGAAAAAAGCAATCGAAGACAATGGAGGAAAAGTGAGTTCGTCAATTTCCAAAAAGACCGATTTTATTGTTGCAGGCGATAATATGGGACCAAGTAAATTAGAAAAAGCGCAAGAATTAGGGGTAGAAATTATCTCAGAACAACAATTTATAGATTTAATTTCGTAA
- a CDS encoding DUF4294 domain-containing protein, translating to MYSFFGFTQKREMDSLPKNLEEYIIVKPGDTLTIVFDEISIFPKQRFKSTEDIRYYLWFKTKVFKAYPYARLASQRLDTLNNRLERIESNRKKRKYVKLIQEYMEGEFTNQLKKMTKTEGRILIKLIHRQTGKTTFDNIKEFRSGWKAFWYNTTANLFKLSLKDEYHPESVNEDFLIEDILQRAFQNDQLQHQSSKLKFDFTQIITEKKAEINVEEYKKMFAKMKKKK from the coding sequence ATGTACTCTTTTTTTGGATTTACTCAAAAAAGAGAAATGGATTCTTTGCCAAAGAATTTAGAAGAATATATTATTGTAAAACCTGGTGACACATTGACAATTGTTTTTGATGAAATATCCATATTTCCAAAACAACGATTCAAGTCAACTGAAGATATTCGTTATTATTTATGGTTTAAAACGAAGGTTTTTAAAGCATATCCTTATGCAAGATTAGCTTCGCAAAGATTAGACACGCTGAATAATAGATTAGAAAGGATAGAATCAAACAGAAAAAAAAGAAAATATGTAAAGTTGATTCAAGAGTATATGGAAGGAGAGTTTACTAATCAGCTTAAAAAAATGACCAAAACTGAAGGTAGAATTTTGATAAAGTTAATTCATCGTCAAACAGGAAAAACAACTTTTGATAATATAAAAGAATTTAGAAGTGGTTGGAAAGCATTTTGGTACAATACAACAGCCAATCTCTTTAAACTTTCTCTGAAGGATGAATACCATCCCGAATCTGTAAATGAAGATTTTTTAATTGAAGATATTTTGCAAAGAGCATTTCAAAATGATCAATTACAACATCAATCTTCAAAATTAAAATTTGATTTCACGCAAATAATTACAGAAAAAAAGGCTGAAATTAATGTAGAAGAATATAAAAAGATGTTTGCTAAAATGAAAAAGAAAAAATAA